The Anastrepha ludens isolate Willacy chromosome 2, idAnaLude1.1, whole genome shotgun sequence DNA window aaaaaatgtgtttctaaATAAATCATAATTCCTAAAGGAATGGCTTAAAAggtcaaaatttttattgtaatctcAATTAGGATCGACTTTTTTAGATCGAGTATTAGTCTCGCTATCCATCTCTCGTACAGTTCGGAGTTCCATCCTgtctgccaaagtgtgagcgtttgaattctaatatcggagaaacgTGGTCCTGGAATTCCTGAGAATTTtccccatctccgtttgcgctgtAGTGCTAAAAGATCTACAGGGTTGTTCCACTGAAAACTAAAACCGCTGCTCTAATACTATTCTGTATGAAGAAGTCGCTCTGAGAGCAAAAGTGCGTTTTACAGATTGCTAAGTTTTTCGACGGAATTTCAACTTCGCCGAATTTGCCCATACTTTGCATCCGTATAGAACAATGGAAGGTCGCCttagacgaatgggttggtgattgactaccattcggaattcagagagaaaacatcggttcgaatctcggtgaaaaatcaaaattaaaaaaaagttgttttccaATAGCGaccgcccctcggcaagcaatggtaaacccacgagtgtatttctgctatgaaaaatctcatcataaaaaatatccgccatcggagtcggcttaaaactgtaggtctctccttttgtggaacaacatcaagacgcacatcacaaataggaggaggagctcggccaaacacccagaaaagggtgtgcgtgccaattatatgtgaatatatatgaaagaatcgagttcgtcgtgtccattaaaagttttcgcctGCTCTGAGTTGGATCTTCAAGATTtaccatgagcttacttaacatgctgCTTAATCTGGCgactcttgtggcagcatgttTTATGTGCGTCCAGTAAGTTAATCTTGCGCTTCTAAATATTTGATTAGTCTTTTGATGACGTGACTTCTGATGCGGCACATCTGttggttagaaggattagctctgtttgcTCTGTCACCAGTTTTCATCCATGGTCCTCTTGCGATGCCTGTACTaggatcatcacctgatttaacatctttttggcttcgtcagtgtttcgaTCGATTATTACAGCGGCAATGTCGTCGGCGTATCCAACTAGAGGCACATCCTCGAGCATCCCTTTCCGAAGCATTTCATCGTAGCTTACATTCCAAAGATCAGAtccgagtattgatccttgggccgcacgtgctgttatttttttttcgtcttgCATCCATCGCGggtttcgtataagagcacgcaGCTGCGTGTAATCttggtattttgaattttaaggcCTCAATTACGTTGCCCCATCTTAAACTGTTGAACGCTTTTCTATTGTCCAGTGTGGCTAATAATCGTTTGGAGTATTGATAACCTGGCTGAGCATATTCTACGCTAGCAATTACGTCTTGGATGGCTTCTCAGGTAGACCTGCCAGTTCAAAAACAATGCTGCCTATCTGATAAAGCACCTTTATTCTCTACTGCTTCGCTAAGCCTAAgctttatcagtttctcaaagagttttcctgcGCTATCCAGCATACAAACCGGGCTCTAACACTCTCAATATTTACGCAGCTATGCCATCAGCtcctggcgctttattgcatttcactGTTTTTACAGCATCTAGTAGTGAATGGGCAGGTTTCACTGCTTCATACTTGAGTTCATCCCTCTCAGTACAGTGTATTGGGAAAAGTGTGTCGGCAATCTACAAATTTTGTAACTCAACCTCAATGGGCTACTGTTTAAGTCGTTTCTTAGCTCTAcccatttgtcttttttgctttggcttatAATTTGCCTCAGTTCTTTTCTGCTCTGTTTATATTCTTCGGGTTCCAGTCCGTAATAAAAGTGCGCGCTTGTTATCAAGTTgcaaaattggtattttttcgtAACCTCAATTTGAATTTCTGTATGTTTTCTACAAATGGATTGAATTTTCATTGtacactaattttaatttttttttttaacaaaaatgaattatttttcattattacttgTTTTGCAcggtttttgagttttttcatctcacacgattttttaaagttgtggaACCTATACCCAAATTTACCTTATTTTGGgtgtattaatatttaaatggttcttcatttaaaaacttatatagatattttattgaaaagaaatgttgttttttttgttgtacacTTATTCATTTTTCCTCCATTACAGAGGTATTTTGGAAAATGCAGGCGCAGTCATGGGTCAACGTGGACTTGAGTGGCACATGGATGCCATATATCCCGGCTTGGTGTTCAAGATCGGCCCTACCACCGACGCTAACAGCGTAGCGCAATTTGCGCTTGATTCGGCCGTTGTCGAGCGACACTTTGGCTATGAAGAACCATCCACTGGTAAGTTGAGCTTGGAAAATGAATTCAATGGAAACTTTAGTTTGCCGTTTCAGCTTTTAACAAagcattttctttatatttctcATTCGCATACGCGCGCTCAACGAAATGAAAAAACATCACACGCTCACCACAAAACACATAATAAAAAGCTCGCCTCTTAACTAAACAATACTTGCTGCCATTTCTACTTGGCTTTAAATTCAACTTGGTTGCACTGGTGCCACTTCTGTTCGCCGGTATTTGTTTGCTACTGAAGAAGTCGCTTTTCTTAGTCAAATTGGCGATTTACTTGAGCAGCTTTTTAGGCGTTGGTGGCGCTTTAACTGCATTGAGTGCCGGCGCTGGAGCTGGCGGTTTTGGTGGCTTTGGACTATTCGGCGGTGGTGGTAATGGCATTCCGCTTGGTCCACCCATATTCAACCCCCACGCACATGCACTCGATGCGGGCGACGGTTACGCGCCCGGCAAGGCGGGCGTTTTGCATCATTACGGCGGCGATGAATTGCACCACAATTCACCCTATAAACGCAATGATCGCAAAGTAAATTTCGAGAAACCTCGTGAGTATGCAACGCGTGCCACAGTGATAACCACAACACCGGCGCCTGATCGCTTCTACGAATATGAAAAGCAAGTTGCTATGATGCACAATAGAAGTGGCAAGCCGCGCTCTGTGAGTGGAAAGCTGGGGCCGAGCGCCTATGACAACGATGAAGGTGAGGTGAGGAATGAGGAATTCAAGACAACTAATCAAGAATACAATGGCTGGAAAGTAGTTGATTTGAGGGTGTGAGAAAATTTGGTACCTT harbors:
- the LOC128855406 gene encoding uncharacterized protein LOC128855406, whose protein sequence is MPYSSSYFLVFGLPSKLALILCFAFVQAVTNVDNSARDIDQFRYCMRKSQHPSLRECVGRTAINFIQRFDEQDNFTLFADLVSTKDDKIAGRSLVNFLDTDPVDFRGILENAGAVMGQRGLEWHMDAIYPGLVFKIGPTTDANSVAQFALDSAVVERHFGYEEPSTARLLTKQYLLPFLLGFKFNLVALVPLLFAGICLLLKKSLFLVKLAIYLSSFLGVGGALTALSAGAGAGGFGGFGLFGGGGNGIPLGPPIFNPHAHALDAGDGYAPGKAGVLHHYGGDELHHNSPYKRNDRKVNFEKPREYATRATVITTTPAPDRFYEYEKQVAMMHNRSGKPRSVSGKLGPSAYDNDEGEVRNEEFKTTNQEYNGWKVVDLRV